A stretch of Metabacillus sp. FJAT-52054 DNA encodes these proteins:
- a CDS encoding DEAD/DEAH box helicase — translation MSSLQYHLSGRHLLASEIPFPSEMLESEDIQKEKGVTGTNGKFQCTRCLNKQRHLFAAYQCAKCGKLCTYCRSCIMMGRVSECETLYSWIGETPVTQSGSGLVWTGTLSPLQGHASNCIKHAMENQSELLVWAVCGAGKTEILFQGIEEALKQNKRICLATPRTDVVLELYPRFQQAFPNADAAALYGGSEDRYKSSRLVLSTAHQLFRFKQTFDCIIIDEVDAFPFSADQTLQEAVQKARKPESSLIFLTATPSKEMQNRVLSNKLPSVRIPGRYHGHLLPVPRFQWIGSYKGRLQRKKLPKPLLKWIQEHLDKEKPAFLFVPNIPALHHVTAILQNIHPSIEGVHSEDPDRKEKVQRFRDRISPLIVTTTILERGVTVPDSDAAVFGAEEDIFTESALVQIAGRVGRHQDYPAGDVVFFHYGKTNAMIQARLHINKMNREAFR, via the coding sequence ATGTCCTCATTACAGTACCACCTCTCCGGCCGCCACCTCCTGGCCTCCGAAATTCCATTCCCCTCAGAAATGCTCGAAAGCGAAGATATTCAAAAAGAGAAAGGTGTCACAGGAACAAACGGAAAATTCCAATGCACGCGCTGCCTCAATAAACAGCGCCACTTATTCGCTGCCTACCAGTGCGCCAAATGCGGCAAGCTCTGCACATATTGCCGGTCCTGCATCATGATGGGGCGGGTGAGTGAGTGTGAAACGCTTTATAGCTGGATTGGGGAAACTCCAGTAACTCAATCTGGCTCAGGATTAGTCTGGACCGGCACGCTTTCTCCTCTTCAAGGTCATGCATCCAATTGCATTAAGCATGCAATGGAGAATCAGTCAGAGCTTCTCGTCTGGGCGGTGTGCGGAGCGGGGAAAACTGAAATTCTGTTTCAAGGAATAGAAGAGGCGCTGAAGCAAAACAAACGGATCTGTCTCGCTACACCGAGAACAGATGTGGTACTCGAGTTGTATCCGCGTTTCCAACAGGCTTTTCCGAACGCCGATGCTGCTGCTTTATACGGAGGAAGTGAGGACCGCTACAAATCCTCCCGACTCGTTTTATCCACGGCCCATCAGCTTTTCCGGTTTAAACAAACGTTTGATTGCATCATTATTGACGAGGTCGACGCGTTTCCGTTCTCAGCTGATCAAACGCTGCAGGAAGCGGTTCAGAAAGCTAGGAAACCGGAGAGCTCCCTCATTTTCCTCACCGCCACCCCTTCCAAAGAAATGCAAAATAGAGTACTTTCAAACAAGCTTCCCTCGGTTCGAATTCCCGGACGCTATCATGGGCATCTGCTTCCCGTACCACGCTTTCAGTGGATTGGCAGCTATAAAGGGCGTCTTCAGCGGAAGAAGCTTCCTAAGCCCCTTCTAAAATGGATTCAGGAGCATCTTGATAAAGAAAAGCCAGCTTTTCTTTTTGTTCCCAACATCCCGGCACTTCATCATGTCACAGCCATTCTGCAGAATATCCATCCTTCAATAGAAGGGGTCCATTCGGAAGATCCAGATAGAAAAGAAAAAGTGCAGCGGTTCCGGGACAGGATTTCTCCATTGATTGTGACGACGACTATTCTCGAGCGGGGAGTGACGGTTCCAGATTCCGATGCTGCTGTATTTGGAGCGGAGGAGGATATTTTTACAGAAAGCGCTCTTGTTCAAATTGCCGGCAGGGTGGGACGGCATCAGGATTACCCAGCGGGCGACGTTGTGTTTTTTCACTACGGGAAAACGAATGCGATGATTCAGGCGAGACTGCATATTAACAAGATGAACCGGGAGGCTTTTCGATGA
- a CDS encoding ComF family protein, whose product MTWCILCHNKMQEQVTWGILLGTDPDPVACEPCTEKLTKIYGPRCTKCSRPMESASLCPDCIRWYERAEYKDVFTQNHSIYSYTESVKEVMNLFKFRGDAELIRLFEQDIRAAAKIIPRKTILVPIPLSTERLMERGFNQAELIARIARRKILHPLERIASEKQSKKSRKERLSGGPLFRSNPEIHVQGLSIMIVDDIYTTGNTIHQAAKLLKEAGAKDISSFTLIRG is encoded by the coding sequence ATGACCTGGTGTATTCTTTGCCACAATAAAATGCAGGAACAGGTTACCTGGGGAATCCTGCTTGGCACGGATCCGGACCCGGTGGCATGCGAGCCATGTACTGAAAAATTAACGAAAATCTATGGCCCAAGGTGCACGAAATGCAGCAGGCCGATGGAAAGTGCGTCACTCTGTCCAGATTGTATCCGCTGGTACGAGCGCGCGGAGTATAAGGACGTGTTCACTCAGAATCATTCCATCTATTCCTACACAGAATCCGTAAAAGAAGTCATGAATCTATTCAAATTCCGGGGAGATGCGGAACTCATCCGTTTGTTTGAACAGGATATCAGGGCTGCTGCGAAGATCATTCCCCGAAAAACGATTTTGGTTCCTATCCCTTTGTCAACTGAACGCCTGATGGAAAGAGGGTTTAATCAGGCTGAGCTGATTGCACGTATTGCCCGACGCAAGATTCTGCATCCGTTAGAAAGAATTGCTTCAGAAAAACAGTCCAAAAAATCCAGAAAAGAACGGCTATCCGGAGGGCCATTGTTTAGAAGTAACCCTGAAATACATGTACAGGGTCTATCCATTATGATTGTTGACGATATCTACACAACGGGCAATACCATCCACCAGGCAGCAAAGCTTCTGAAGGAAGCGGGAGCTAAGGACATCTCGTCTTTTACTTTAATCAGAGGCTAA
- a CDS encoding TIGR03826 family flagellar region protein codes for MNDLANCPKCNALFVQTQFRTVCADCYKIEEKQFETVYSFLRKRENRKAKIEEVVSGTEVAEELILKFIRLGRLQLSNFPNLGYPCEKCGNMIREGKLCSSCTKGLYDQLAQLQREEEHQRLMAHEEKKTYYSISPKK; via the coding sequence ATGAACGATCTAGCGAATTGTCCGAAATGCAATGCACTCTTTGTTCAGACACAATTCCGCACCGTATGTGCGGATTGCTATAAAATAGAAGAAAAACAGTTTGAAACGGTGTACAGTTTTTTAAGAAAGCGTGAAAACCGCAAAGCAAAGATCGAGGAAGTCGTGAGCGGGACGGAAGTGGCCGAAGAGCTAATCCTGAAGTTTATCCGGCTTGGAAGACTGCAGCTTTCCAATTTTCCAAACCTTGGTTATCCATGTGAAAAATGCGGAAATATGATACGGGAAGGGAAACTATGTTCTTCCTGTACTAAAGGCCTGTATGACCAGCTTGCTCAACTCCAACGTGAGGAGGAGCATCAGCGCCTAATGGCCCATGAGGAGAAAAAAACCTACTACTCCATTTCTCCCAAAAAGTAA
- the flgM gene encoding flagellar biosynthesis anti-sigma factor FlgM, with product MKINNYGVNGINPYKKNADQIMKQEAVQQKQDKIEISSAAKQLQSTNKMAEARQEKIDQLKAQIENGTYEVNPSEIARKFADFYKQ from the coding sequence ATGAAAATCAATAACTACGGCGTGAACGGAATCAATCCTTATAAAAAAAATGCAGATCAAATCATGAAGCAGGAAGCCGTTCAGCAAAAACAAGACAAAATCGAAATTTCAAGTGCTGCGAAACAGCTTCAGTCTACAAATAAAATGGCAGAAGCGCGCCAGGAGAAAATCGATCAGCTGAAAGCACAAATCGAGAATGGTACGTATGAAGTGAACCCAAGTGAAATCGCCCGCAAGTTCGCGGATTTTTATAAACAGTAA